One genomic region from Flavobacterium sp. 9R encodes:
- a CDS encoding IS3 family transposase codes for MNYYNNDRTKSNLNKMSPTKYRAHHYQN; via the coding sequence ATAAACTATTACAATAACGACAGAACCAAGTCCAATTTAAACAAAATGAGCCCGACTAAATATCGAGCTCATCATTATCAAAATTAA